The Cynocephalus volans isolate mCynVol1 chromosome 5, mCynVol1.pri, whole genome shotgun sequence genomic sequence ACCACATCTACTCTATCAGACATCTCCAGATAGGAACCAATGAACTTCGTCTTAACAGCCTCCTCAGCTGATTTTTATGTCAGTCgaagtttgaaaaccattgtttcgGGGTTCTCAAAACATAGACACTTCTACTTTTCATTTACTCTTCACCATAATTTAAGGAGATAGTTATCATCATCCGTATTATATAAGCGAGGAAATTCAGTTTCAGAAAGGTATGGTTACTTGTTTAAGATAATTGCCTTTACTCTGTAGTGTCCTGAAGGGAAGTTAGATCACCTGGGGCCAGAACATTTGTTATTTTGATCTCAGGTTACTGCACCCCATCTCCTATGAGTGGACAGCCAATGCATCGTCATGTTTTGTCATTGCCCATAACTCTAACTTCCTTGGCAGTTCTCTACTACAggtaaaataaattgaagatgATGGCACTAATTAACAAAAGCCACCCTGAAGAGTTTATCCTACTGGGCTTTGCTGACCGACCTTGGCTAGAGCTTCCTCTATTTGTTATTCTTCTTATAACATACCCCACGGCTTTGATGGGGAACATCGCCATCATTCTGGTGTGCAGGTTAGACCCCCGTCTCCACAGCCCTATGTATTTCTTCCTCACCAACCTCTCCTTTTTGGACATGTGTTATACCACGAGCATCGTTCCACAGATGCTGTTTAACCTGGGGAGCTCTAAGAAGACCATCAGCTATATGGGGTGTGCTGTTCAGCTTTATTTCTTCCACATAATGGGGGGCACAGAATGTCTGCTCTTGGCTCTTATGTCATTTgatcgctatgtggccatctgcagGCCTCTGCACTACACCCTCATCATGAATCAGCACATCTGTATCCTGTTAGTAGCCACTGTGTGGCTTACTGGAATGACCTATGCTATCTCAGAGGCCTCTGTGACATTACGGTTGCCACTGTGTGGTCTCAATAAACTGGATCACTTGCTGTGTGAGATTCCAGTTCTGATAAAGACCGCCTGTGGTGAAAAGGGTGTTAATGAGCTCACACTCTCTGTGGTATGCATTTTTATGTTGGCTGTTCCACTCTGCTTAATTCTTGCCTCCTATGCTTGTATTGGACGTGCTGTATTTAAGATTAAATCttctgaaggaaggaaaaaggccTTTGGGACGTGTTCCTCccatctcattgtagttttcttattttatggccCAGCCATAAGCATGTACCTTcagcccccttcctccatctcaaGGGACCAGCCCAAGTTCATGGCTCTCTTCTACGGAGTGGTGACTCCTACACTCAACCCCTTCATCTACACTCTGAGGAATAAGGATGTAAAGGAGGCATTAGGCAATCTGGTGCGGAGCATTTTCAGTTTCGAGTCATAGTGGGTAGATATCAAATGAAGTTATTTAACAATCAGAGCAGGTTTTTATGGGTTTCTCTAATAACTCATCCTTGTCTCCAATCTCATGTTATATGCTCTTTTTGCAGAGTAGGGCATGTTTCTTATATTCTTTATAATCCAGTTCCAAGTCAGTGGGTAGACGTCAAATGAAGTTATTTAACAATTAGAATAGGTTTATGTGGGTTTCTCTAATAACTTATTCTTGTCATCAAATCttgtgctacatttttttttttgcaaattatatTATATTCTGATATTTATAATCCAGTTAGGCTAGGATTATACCCAGCTAATATGCACCATTATGAGCACtctgtttttgaaaatgtattaaaatagttCTCTTCTGGTTGATACATACTGAAATAATAACTGCATTAAGTAGTAAAAAATACTAtagtataaattataatataaattcaTTAGTTGAAGCTAATTGGTATAAAAATAGCAGTGCGACATTCATCACTTGGTTTTCTATCAGGCTCATCTGAGAAACATTTCATCAATCTTTGTGAGTTGTCCCAAGTCCAAGTGTGCAGTGTGGCTCCACTGAGCATCCAGTGGGAAGAACAATGTGCTTCAGAAGAATCACGAGTCGCCTAAGTTTATCAACCCCGATTTATGTAGATGGTATTGTTTCTTCCAAAATGCGATGTAAATCTTAACAAATGTATGcagctgttttctatttttaattaaagaatttatcactaaatattaaaatgttgagaataaaggaagaaaaagtaagaataactttctttttaaattatacatacatgtggggtacaatgttgattttggataattgtgtagaatgtgtagtggttagatcagtatagatagtttattcatcattataatatgcaatcattctttgtaaaTGTTATAAGCAAGAATCTTCTAAATCAGTGAGAAAGCATAGAGATGTTATTAATCATGACCTGCAACCTGGAAACATTTCTGTGCATAAATTGGAAGAGCCAGGAATGCCTTGTGAAACTGCAAGAATCAGTGTGAGAAggaaataatttgtatttctgtaatgAAAAGCAACTTGATTACTTCAACAAACAATATGAGTATCTTTTTATTGCTGTAAATTTTGGATGCAAATGATGTTCAAAGTctgtattattaaaaattgaaaagtgCTGAAACTTAGTCTAGGACTCCAACCTAAAACTTAAAACTTTGTCATTTACAATTACACttacaattaaattaaaacttcatCATTTACAATTTATGAGAGCAATTTAATTGATTTGATAGTTATTTGGTGTTGAATTAATATGTTTAGAATTCAATATGATGTTGTGTGGAGAAGAAATAAACACTTGTAAGAAAAACAAGAGATCATTTGAACTTTCTGGCATGCCTTGTGGTGTGATCAAGATCTAAGCAAATAATTGGAAGGAAGATCTCCTGTTGTTCCAGATAAGAGTCAACTGCAACCCAGATTTCCTCTTTGAAAAATAACAGATCATCCCGTTCTGGTTCAGTTCTTGAGACCAGTGGTCTTTGGTATATTTAGATTGGAAAACAATCtaagtaactttaaaaattgGCTGATTTCTGGCTGATTGCCAGAAaacgttttaaaatttttcatacacacacacacacacagaggaaataaaaattctgtgacgttaaataatatcttttattgttggaaaaaaatgcaaaagtaactttctcataagcctgttttgtctCTGAAACTATATTTGCTTGCTCCACTAgtctgaaataattttctcacCAGCCTGCTTTGTTCTAGATGTAATGTCTTGTCCTTGAAACTCTCCACTAGTCTGGCTATTACTCACTACTTGTATTTTGGGCTTCTGTAACTGAGCGCTTATCTGCACAGACCGCTTATTCAAGCCTAGTGAATGCtgaaatgctgagaaaagaaaaaaaatatgcaaagagcCCTGGAAGAGTCCGCTTATAAAAACCTTGTGAGATCTAAGCTGGGTGTCCAGATTTTTCAAGAGGTAGCCGTCTGGACCTGCCAGTGTAATAAACTCCTGACTATCCAACCCTCTGAGTGTTGGGTGCTTCCTTGCTGAGTCCATTTCTACAACATTATTAGTTAAAGTACCATTTATCTAACTTAGTCTTACATACTGAGAAATACAGTATTTTCAGTTTTGGGGGAAAAACTCAGCAAGATTTGTGTTTAAAGCATAGGCATAGAGACTGGTTAGAGTTGCTGTGACAGCTCTCTTAAATTATCCTCTGTCTTGGGCTAATCGATGTGTATACTACTTGTAAGGCCTGTAAAGATTATTCACTTCAGTAGTGTGAATGAtgtccagaatctgaaaaattaaTACTCCCTAATAATTACATTCAGAAATCTTAGGATAAAGATTACTGAGAGTAACAGTGGGGGAAACCCATAAAAATGTCTTATTTATACTAGATTACTTCACATTTCTGGGGTACAAATGTTTAGTATATATGCCTTTTCTctagaataaacagaaaacagcaaagcATTTTAACCCAAGATGTAAAGAAACTAAAGAATGCAGACATGCATTTGGGAAATTCTTTAAGGTAGAAATCAAGCTGTTTTAACAATGTTTTTCTCCACACTAGAGATGTCGTCAGATCTGTACAGCACAATAACTGCAAGACAAGAAGTGCATCCTGCTCAAACAGGgatgattaaaataaatgtatgtcaCCATTCTGGTTCAACAAATGCTTTCATGACTAGTATAAGGCTTCTCAAACTGTGATCCTCAAAATTCCAGTGCCTTGGAGGAGTCCCAGAGGCCACTGGAGCATGAGGGTGGGGTGGAGAAGCATCAGATACGGTAAAGTAGGAAAATCCACATCAGAGTTTGTTTGAAGAAATAACAGTAGATAGAAACACGGACAACCACTGCCGTAGTGTAATATGAGAAGCaaccattttaatttattttcacattatcAAAAG encodes the following:
- the LOC134378959 gene encoding olfactory receptor 2B6-like, whose amino-acid sequence is MALINKSHPEEFILLGFADRPWLELPLFVILLITYPTALMGNIAIILVCRLDPRLHSPMYFFLTNLSFLDMCYTTSIVPQMLFNLGSSKKTISYMGCAVQLYFFHIMGGTECLLLALMSFDRYVAICRPLHYTLIMNQHICILLVATVWLTGMTYAISEASVTLRLPLCGLNKLDHLLCEIPVLIKTACGEKGVNELTLSVVCIFMLAVPLCLILASYACIGRAVFKIKSSEGRKKAFGTCSSHLIVVFLFYGPAISMYLQPPSSISRDQPKFMALFYGVVTPTLNPFIYTLRNKDVKEALGNLVRSIFSFES